In one window of Erinaceus europaeus chromosome 17, mEriEur2.1, whole genome shotgun sequence DNA:
- the CNGA4 gene encoding cyclic nucleotide-gated cation channel alpha-4, whose amino-acid sequence MSQDNKVKTTESSPPVPPKARKSVPVLDPSGDYYYWWLNTMVFPVMYNLIIVVCRACFPDLQHGYLVAWLVLDYISDLLYLLDIVVRFHTGFLEQGILVVDKGRICSRYVRTWSFFLDLASLVPTDVAYARLGLHTPTLRLNRFLRAPRLFEAFDRTETRTAYPNAFRIAKLMLYIFVVIHWNSCLYFALSRYLGFGRDVWVYPDPARPGFERLRRQYLYSFYFSTLILTTVGDTPLPDCEEEYLFMVGDFLLAVMGFATIMGSMSSVIYNMNTADAAFYPDHALVKKYMKLQRVNRRLERRVIDWYQHLQINKKMTNEVAILQHLPERLRAEVAVSVHLSTLSRVQIFQNCEASLLEELVLKLQPQTYSPGEYVCRKGDIGREMYIIREGQLAVVADDGVTQYAVLGAGLYFGEISIINIKGNMSGNRRTANIKSLGYSDLFCLSKEDLKEVLSEYPQAQTVMEEKGREILLKMNKLDVNAEAAEIALQQATENRLQGLDRQLDDLQTKFARLLAELESSALKIAYRIEKLEWETREWPVPDEPIEADDEDESGEGTSKSGAGKADQEGAPGPE is encoded by the exons ATGAGCCAGGACAACAAAGTGAAGACAACAGAGTCCAGCCCACCTGTCCCACCCAAGGCCAG GAAGTCAGTGCCTGTCCTGGACCCATCTGGGGACTACTATTACTGGTGGCTCAACACGATGGTCTTCCCAGTGATGTATAACCTCATCATTGTTGTGTGCAG AGCCTGTTTCCCTGACCTGCAGCATGGTTATCTGGTGGCCTGGTTAGTGCTGGATTATATAAGTGACCTGCTGTACCTGCTGGACATCGTGGTGCGTTTCCACACAG GATTTCTGGAACAAGGCATTCTGGTGGTGGACAAGGGCAGGATCTGCAGTCGCTACGTTCGCACCTGGAGCTTCTTCTTGGACCTGGCTTCCCTGGTGCCCACCGATGTGGCCTACGCGCGGCTGGGCCTGCACACGCCCACGCTGCGGCTGAACCGCTTTCTGCGCGCGCCCCGCCTCTTCGAGGCCTTCGACCGCACCGAGACCCGCACGGCCTACCCCAACGCCTTCCGCATCGCCAAGCTGATGCTGTACATCTTCGTTGTCATCCACTGGAACAGCTGCCTGTACTTCGCCCTGTCACGGTACCTGGGCTTCGGGCGTGACGTGTGGGTGTACCCCGACCCCGCGCGCCCCGGGTTCGAGCGCCTGCGGCGCCAGTACCTGTACAGCTTCTACTTCTCCACGCTCATCCTCACCACCGTGGGCGACACGCCGCTGCCCGACTGCGAGGAGGAGTACCTGTTCATGGTGGGCGACTTCCTGCTAGCAGTCATGGGCTTCGCCACCATCATGGGGAGCATGAGCTCGGTCATCTACAACATGAACACGGCCGACGCGGCCTTCTACCCCGACCACGCGCTCGTCAAGAAGTACATGAAGCTGCAGCGGGTCAACCGCCGGCTGGAGCGCAGGGTCATTGACTG gtaCCAGCACCTGCAGATCAACAAGAAGATGACCAACGAGGTGGCCATCCTGCAGCACTTGCCTGAGCGGCTGCGAGCAGAAGTGGCCGTGTCTGTGCACCTGTCTACTCTGAGCCGGGTGCAGATCTTCCAGAACTGTGAGGCCAGCCTGCTGGAGGAGCTGGTGCTGAAGCTTCAGCCCCAGACCTACTCACCAGGAGAGTATGTCTGCCGCAAAGGGGACATTGGCCGGGAGATGTACATCATCCGCGAGGGGCAGCTGGCGGTGGTGGCAGATGACGGCGTCACGCAGTATGCTGTGCTCGGTGCGGGGCTTTACTTCGGGGAGATCAGCATCATCAACATCAAAG GAAATATGTCTGGAAACCGCCGCACTGCCAACATCAAGAGTCTGGGTTATTCAGACCTGTTTTGCCTGAGCAAGGAAGACCTGAAGGAAGTGCTGAGTGAGTACCCCCAGGCCCAGACTGTCATGGAGGAGAAGGGCCGTGAGATCCTGCTCAAAATGAACAAGCTGGATGTCAACGCCGAGGCAGCTGAGATCGCCTTGCAGCAGGCTACAGAGAACCGGCTGCAGGGCCTTGACCGGCAACTCGATGATCTCCAGACCAAGTTCGCACGTCTCTTGGCTGAACTGGAGTCCAGCGCGCTCAAGATCGCCTATCGCATTGAGAAACTGGAGTGGGAGACTCGGGAGTGGCCCGTGCCAGATGAGCCGATTGAGGCCGATGACGAGGATGAGAGTGGGGAGGGAACTTCCAAGAGTGGGGCAGGCAAAGCTGACCAGGAGGGGGCCCCAGGCCCAGaatga